One bacterium genomic window carries:
- a CDS encoding TerC family protein, producing the protein MEIGVWLGFLLLVGLLLALDLGVFNRRPHVIKAKEALLWSAFWIMLSLVFNTAIYFAYAHNWLGIGSEIGQQLGGKQAALQFFTGYLVEKSLSLDNIFVIAVIFAYFKVPAMYQHRVLFWGIVGAVVLRGAMIVAGAALIARFKWMTYLFGGVLIATAVKMLVTRHETVAPEKNPFVRLVRRWYRVSPDYAGRHFFTRLNEQRAITPLFVVLLVIESTDVVFAIDSIPAIFAVTSDPFLVFTSNIFAILGLRSLYFALAAMMDRFRYLKHSLVFVLSYVGAKMILTHHYPIPTMTSLVVIASLLAVGMLASLYAGHRDPVPIASPLPKHAEAGKESPANERHA; encoded by the coding sequence ATGGAAATCGGGGTTTGGCTGGGGTTCTTGCTGCTGGTGGGATTGCTGCTCGCGCTCGATCTGGGCGTGTTCAACCGGCGGCCGCATGTCATCAAAGCCAAAGAGGCGTTGCTCTGGTCGGCATTCTGGATCATGCTGTCGCTGGTGTTCAATACCGCCATCTATTTTGCCTATGCGCACAACTGGCTGGGGATCGGCAGTGAAATCGGCCAGCAGCTCGGCGGCAAACAAGCGGCGCTGCAATTCTTCACCGGCTATCTCGTGGAGAAGTCGCTCAGCCTCGACAACATTTTCGTCATCGCCGTCATCTTTGCCTATTTCAAAGTGCCGGCAATGTATCAACATCGCGTGCTGTTTTGGGGCATCGTGGGCGCCGTGGTGCTGCGCGGCGCGATGATCGTGGCGGGCGCGGCCCTGATCGCGCGCTTCAAATGGATGACCTACCTGTTCGGCGGCGTGCTGATCGCCACCGCGGTCAAGATGCTGGTCACGCGCCATGAGACGGTGGCGCCCGAGAAAAATCCGTTCGTGCGGCTGGTGCGGCGCTGGTATCGCGTCAGTCCGGATTACGCCGGCCGGCATTTCTTCACGCGCCTGAACGAACAGCGGGCGATCACCCCGCTGTTTGTCGTGCTGCTGGTGATCGAAAGCACGGATGTGGTGTTTGCGATCGATTCGATTCCCGCGATTTTTGCGGTGACCAGCGATCCCTTTCTGGTTTTCACCTCGAATATCTTCGCCATTCTGGGGCTGCGTTCGCTGTATTTCGCCCTGGCCGCGATGATGGACAGGTTCCGCTACTTGAAACACAGCCTGGTTTTCGTGTTGAGCTACGTCGGCGCCAAAATGATTCTCACCCACCATTATCCCATTCCCACCATGACGTCACTGGTGGTCATTGCCAGTCTTTTGGCCGTCGGCATGCTGGCTTCGCTTTATGCCGGACATCGCGATCCCGTTCCGATCGCTTCGCCGCTGCCGAAACACGCCGAGGCCGGCAAGGAATCCCCTGCCAACGAGCGGCACGCGTGA
- a CDS encoding anion transporter, translating into MPTLPMSLNALVVFIFVATYLGIAGGRLPGLQINRTGIAIFGAIMLMVAGALTVEQATATIDYSTLLLLFGLMILSAQLRVAGFYRLVARQVLAFAHRPFTLLVGIVLASALLSSVFANDIVCLAFTPALCEVAQTARRNPLPYLIALATSSNIGSVATLIGNPQNMFIGQASGLDFGSYLLVMAPVTLFGVAANALVVRWIWRAEFTTGAENAGLTPLPHELVAFKPDYRSIKKTLLITGLLLAAFLLGWPRDLCALAAAALLLPSRRNPSEKLFALVDWNLIMLFIALFVIIGALQQRGLMEQALAGLAGAGIHLDQPVVLVSLCTLLSNLVSNVPAVLLMQDIPGATARLWYLLAMASTLAGNLTLLGSIANLIVAEKAAGYGITLSFIDYVKVGLPLTLITVIAGTFWVLFAA; encoded by the coding sequence ATGCCAACCCTGCCCATGTCACTCAACGCCCTCGTCGTTTTCATCTTCGTTGCCACCTATCTCGGCATAGCCGGCGGCCGGCTGCCCGGCTTGCAGATCAACCGCACCGGCATCGCCATTTTCGGTGCCATTATGCTGATGGTGGCGGGCGCATTGACGGTGGAGCAGGCCACCGCCACCATCGACTATTCCACTTTGCTGCTGCTGTTCGGCCTGATGATTCTCTCGGCGCAGTTGCGCGTGGCCGGCTTCTATCGGCTGGTGGCGCGGCAGGTGCTGGCTTTCGCCCACCGCCCGTTCACCCTGCTGGTCGGCATCGTGCTGGCCAGTGCTCTGCTCTCCAGTGTATTTGCCAACGACATCGTTTGTCTGGCTTTCACGCCGGCGCTGTGTGAAGTGGCGCAGACCGCGCGGCGCAACCCGCTGCCTTACTTGATCGCGCTCGCCACTTCCAGCAACATCGGCAGCGTGGCGACGCTGATCGGTAATCCGCAAAACATGTTCATCGGCCAGGCTTCCGGGCTGGATTTTGGCAGCTATTTGCTGGTGATGGCGCCGGTCACGCTGTTCGGCGTGGCGGCCAACGCGTTGGTGGTGCGTTGGATTTGGCGCGCGGAGTTTACCACCGGCGCTGAAAACGCCGGCCTCACCCCGTTGCCGCATGAGCTGGTCGCGTTCAAACCCGATTACCGCTCGATCAAGAAGACGCTGTTGATCACCGGTCTGCTGTTGGCGGCTTTCTTGCTCGGCTGGCCCCGCGATCTGTGCGCGCTGGCCGCCGCCGCGCTGCTGTTGCCTTCGCGCCGCAATCCTTCCGAAAAGCTGTTTGCGCTGGTGGATTGGAATCTCATCATGCTGTTCATCGCGTTGTTCGTCATCATCGGCGCGCTGCAGCAGCGCGGCCTGATGGAACAAGCGCTCGCCGGTTTGGCCGGTGCCGGTATTCACCTCGACCAGCCCGTGGTGTTGGTCTCGCTTTGCACGCTGCTTTCGAATTTGGTCAGCAACGTGCCCGCGGTTTTGTTGATGCAGGATATTCCCGGTGCGACGGCCCGGCTGTGGTATTTGCTCGCGATGGCGAGCACGCTGGCCGGCAACCTGACTTTGCTCGGCAGCATCGCGAATCTCATCGTCGCGGAAAAGGCCGCCGGGTACGGCATCACATTGTCGTTCATCGACTACGTCAAGGTCGGCCTGCCGCTGACGCTGATCACGGTAATCGCCGGCACGTTCTGGGTTCTGTTTGCCGCGTGA
- a CDS encoding MFS transporter: protein MTPSPSPERLSESQVQAGLRGVLKDGLTTQAMLTLTGGAFLVDFALQFGASNLLIGVLAAIPFLAQLVQVPSIYLVEKFRARRLICVLSSGFGRAFLVAAAAIPFFLAGGAALAALTFCILIYALFAAISGCSWNSWMRDLIPLDRLGSFFAKRMAWMAGFGILLNLAAAVFVDWYDSRAFAAKVYSYSALIFAGGLAGMLGVYFISTIPEPAMAAESRHLPFSILLRQPFKDRNFKRLITFQGAWNFAINLAAPFFTVYMLKMLDLDMRVIISLQVLSQVMNLLFFRIWGRLTDRFSNKSVLSVSAPLYMICVFAFTFTTLPNKYVLTVPLLIFIHVFMGIATAGVTLATGNIGLKLAPQGQATAYLAANSLVNSLAAGLAPILGGNFVDLFSGYALSWTLRWKTPAGEVAIETLDLQHWDFFFILACLLGLYAMHRLAKVKEVGEVEEEIVILELIAEARRFMFSLSTIAGLRYALQFPFSLLAEGLKKRNSENGRRQEPSG, encoded by the coding sequence GTGACACCTTCTCCCTCCCCAGAGCGATTATCCGAATCGCAGGTGCAAGCCGGCCTGCGCGGCGTGCTCAAAGATGGTTTGACCACGCAGGCAATGTTGACCTTGACCGGCGGCGCCTTTCTGGTGGATTTTGCTTTGCAGTTCGGCGCTTCCAATCTGCTGATTGGCGTATTGGCCGCGATCCCTTTTCTGGCGCAGCTCGTGCAGGTACCTTCAATTTATCTGGTCGAGAAGTTTCGCGCCCGGCGGCTGATCTGTGTTTTGAGTTCCGGCTTCGGCCGGGCATTTCTGGTGGCGGCGGCGGCCATTCCCTTTTTTCTCGCGGGCGGCGCGGCACTGGCCGCCTTGACCTTTTGCATTTTGATCTACGCCCTGTTTGCCGCGATCTCCGGTTGCAGTTGGAACTCCTGGATGCGCGACTTGATTCCGCTCGATCGCCTGGGCAGTTTCTTCGCCAAGCGCATGGCGTGGATGGCGGGCTTCGGCATCCTGTTGAATCTGGCGGCGGCCGTGTTCGTGGATTGGTATGACTCGCGTGCCTTCGCCGCCAAAGTGTACAGCTACTCGGCCCTGATTTTCGCCGGCGGACTCGCCGGCATGCTGGGCGTTTATTTCATCTCCACGATTCCCGAGCCGGCCATGGCCGCCGAAAGCCGGCATTTGCCCTTTTCCATTTTGCTGCGCCAGCCGTTCAAGGATCGCAATTTCAAAAGGCTGATCACGTTTCAGGGCGCATGGAACTTCGCGATCAACCTCGCGGCGCCTTTTTTCACCGTTTACATGCTGAAGATGCTCGATCTCGACATGCGGGTGATCATCAGCCTGCAGGTGCTCAGCCAGGTGATGAACCTGCTGTTCTTTCGCATTTGGGGCAGGCTCACCGATCGCTTCAGCAACAAGTCGGTGCTCAGCGTCAGCGCGCCGCTCTACATGATTTGCGTCTTCGCCTTTACCTTCACCACGCTGCCGAACAAGTACGTGTTGACCGTGCCGCTGCTCATCTTCATTCATGTGTTCATGGGAATCGCCACCGCCGGCGTCACGCTGGCCACCGGCAACATCGGCCTGAAGCTGGCGCCGCAGGGCCAGGCCACGGCCTATTTGGCCGCCAACAGTCTGGTCAACTCTCTGGCGGCCGGGTTGGCACCGATCTTGGGCGGCAATTTCGTGGATTTGTTCTCCGGCTATGCCCTCTCGTGGACGTTGCGCTGGAAAACGCCCGCGGGTGAAGTGGCAATCGAAACTTTGGATTTGCAGCATTGGGATTTCTTTTTTATTCTCGCGTGCCTGCTCGGCTTGTATGCCATGCACCGCCTTGCCAAAGTCAAGGAAGTCGGCGAGGTGGAGGAAGAGATCGTCATTTTGGAGCTGATTGCCGAGGCGCGCCGTTTCATGTTCAGTCTGTCGACCATCGCCGGTTTGCGCTATGCTCTGCAATTTCCCTTTTCGCTGCTGGCAGAAGGCTTGAAAAAGCGCAACAGCGAAAATGGCCGCCGGCAGGAACCCTCCGGTTGA
- a CDS encoding DUF2461 domain-containing protein, with amino-acid sequence MSYFTEQYLKFFRALTKHNQKSWFEANRDWFETEVKQPFTAFVEEMIARIHADDPEVRISSKEAIFRIYRDIRFAKDKTPYKLHMSALISPAGRGNLEYPGFYLELGSAMVMLGGGAYSVAGENVPRLRRALLQRPQEFAALLRDRKFRAKYGTLQGEQNKILPAEFKAAAQQQPLIANKQFYYLAELPPDTILKRKLPEFIMTYYHAGKPMNRFLREALGYR; translated from the coding sequence ATGAGTTACTTCACCGAGCAATACCTGAAGTTCTTCCGTGCCTTGACCAAACACAATCAGAAATCCTGGTTCGAGGCCAACCGCGACTGGTTCGAAACCGAGGTCAAACAGCCCTTCACCGCGTTTGTGGAGGAAATGATCGCCCGCATTCATGCCGATGATCCGGAAGTGAGGATTTCCTCGAAGGAAGCGATCTTTCGCATCTATCGCGACATTCGCTTTGCCAAAGACAAAACGCCGTACAAGCTCCACATGTCGGCGTTGATCTCGCCGGCCGGCCGTGGCAATCTCGAATATCCCGGATTCTATCTGGAGCTGGGCAGCGCCATGGTGATGCTCGGCGGCGGTGCTTACTCAGTGGCCGGCGAGAACGTGCCGCGCCTCCGCCGCGCCCTCCTGCAGCGGCCGCAGGAATTCGCCGCACTGTTACGTGATCGAAAATTCAGGGCCAAGTATGGCACCTTGCAGGGCGAGCAGAACAAGATCCTGCCCGCGGAATTCAAAGCCGCGGCGCAACAGCAACCGCTGATCGCCAACAAGCAATTCTACTATCTTGCCGAATTGCCGCCTGACACCATTCTCAAAAGGAAACTGCCGGAGTTTATCATGACCTACTACCACGCCGGCAAACCCATGAATCGATTTCTGCGCGAGGCCCTGGGTTACCGTTAA
- a CDS encoding flavodoxin family protein has product MKTFLTLCWLAAIMPATALRGQDRAAVLIVYHSEHGHTAAMAEAVARGARAVSGTAVELLPVAEATTAKLLAADAIILGCPVHNANVTPALQQFINQWPFAGTPLRDKIGAAFVTAGGISAGEELVQMSILHSMLIFGMVVVGGPDWRSAFGASAVVEEEPFGTRADSTLVAAPFLAKGEALGRRVAEVAQRWQRGRLR; this is encoded by the coding sequence ATGAAGACTTTCCTGACTCTTTGCTGGCTCGCCGCGATCATGCCGGCCACTGCTCTGCGCGGCCAGGATCGCGCGGCGGTGCTCATCGTGTATCACTCCGAGCACGGCCACACCGCGGCGATGGCCGAGGCCGTGGCTCGCGGCGCGCGAGCGGTGAGTGGTACGGCGGTGGAGTTGCTCCCGGTGGCGGAAGCAACCACAGCCAAGCTGCTCGCCGCGGACGCGATCATTCTCGGCTGCCCGGTGCACAATGCCAATGTTACGCCGGCGCTGCAGCAATTCATCAATCAATGGCCGTTTGCAGGCACGCCGCTGCGCGACAAGATCGGTGCGGCCTTTGTCACCGCCGGCGGCATTTCAGCCGGCGAAGAATTGGTGCAGATGAGCATTCTCCATTCCATGTTGATTTTCGGCATGGTCGTGGTCGGCGGGCCGGATTGGCGTTCGGCCTTCGGCGCTTCGGCAGTGGTGGAGGAGGAGCCATTCGGCACGCGCGCCGATTCAACGCTGGTGGCAGCGCCCTTTCTTGCCAAGGGCGAGGCACTGGGCCGGCGCGTGGCAGAGGTGGCGCAACGCTGGCAGCGCGGCCGGCTCCGCTGA